In Nocardioides cavernae, a single genomic region encodes these proteins:
- a CDS encoding PASTA domain-containing protein produces MDLQDYRAARHRTLVEMATELGVPADRAAAVVDRVIEDQRRRIVRSADPDQVVVPALREEVLGGRSRFPSLAIFVLVAAVAAAFAVTILTGPPDPETVERRAATVPALVGLTSAEAVSALGRAGILSRVDPAPQCDPAGQVLGSVPPSGDTVRLDEVVVVIATATPSWSCPADAAGRVQAWAFLRFLVSGSARPHLAPEVRLYVDGNAAGTADGTHSATSPDWRWRVRDPVVAHAVRPVANDLGQPVVSITSGPPPPTTCGLPTPSPSGVAGAPTRVVLTSSGAGPGDGSGDGQGDGPGLECQLTIDLFKDDGGAIAVVSVTVPGGSGLGPPPWVRTRDDRDALDD; encoded by the coding sequence ATGGACCTCCAGGACTACCGAGCTGCGCGCCACCGGACACTCGTCGAGATGGCGACCGAGCTCGGCGTGCCGGCGGACCGCGCAGCGGCGGTGGTCGATCGCGTGATCGAGGACCAGCGACGCCGCATCGTGCGCTCCGCCGACCCCGACCAGGTCGTCGTTCCCGCACTGCGTGAGGAGGTGCTCGGCGGGCGGTCTCGCTTCCCCTCGCTCGCCATCTTCGTGCTCGTCGCCGCCGTCGCGGCGGCGTTCGCGGTCACGATCCTGACCGGTCCGCCCGACCCCGAGACGGTCGAGCGGAGGGCCGCGACGGTGCCTGCCCTCGTAGGTCTCACCTCCGCCGAGGCCGTCAGCGCGCTGGGGCGCGCCGGCATCTTGTCGCGGGTCGACCCGGCGCCCCAGTGTGATCCGGCCGGGCAGGTGCTGGGGTCCGTGCCGCCTTCCGGCGACACGGTCCGGCTCGACGAGGTCGTGGTCGTCATCGCGACGGCGACCCCGTCATGGAGCTGCCCTGCCGACGCCGCAGGCCGCGTCCAGGCGTGGGCGTTCCTGCGCTTCCTGGTCTCCGGCTCGGCCCGCCCGCACCTCGCGCCCGAGGTGCGGCTCTACGTCGACGGGAACGCGGCCGGGACGGCCGACGGGACCCACTCGGCCACCTCGCCCGACTGGCGTTGGCGCGTGCGCGACCCCGTCGTGGCCCACGCGGTGCGCCCCGTGGCCAACGACCTCGGACAGCCGGTCGTCTCGATCACCAGTGGACCGCCACCGCCCACCACGTGCGGCCTCCCCACGCCGAGCCCGTCCGGTGTCGCTGGGGCTCCCACCCGGGTAGTGCTCACATCCAGCGGCGCAGGACCCGGCGACGGATCGGGAGACGGACAGGGCGACGGACCGGGGCTCGAGTGCCAGCTCACGATCGACCTCTTCAAGGACGACGGCGGAGCCATCGCGGTCGTCTCCGTGACCGTTCCCGGCGGCAGCGGTCTCGGACCACCGCCCTGGGTACGAACCCGCGACGACCGGGACGCACTCGACGACTGA
- a CDS encoding DUF4386 domain-containing protein, with the protein MPHAAVATPPFRLAGWCYLTVIACGAFTEIVVRQSVIVADDVMGTASALAEHDTLWRWGIAVHVLYLVVAALVNLLLFDIFKAGTGALPRFMLILGLLSVAIEASMLTLLATPLVLADEGAAFEIVSAHDKAAWSYLAVQLYGAGWALGLIFFGTFCALLGVLILRTRRVPRALGVLMLMAGACYVASSLLAFLSPDVLARLIPWILLPSLIGELSLAVNLAIRAPRPAHSA; encoded by the coding sequence ATGCCGCACGCCGCCGTCGCGACGCCCCCGTTTCGTTTGGCCGGATGGTGCTACCTCACGGTCATCGCGTGCGGCGCGTTCACCGAGATCGTCGTTCGCCAGTCCGTGATCGTCGCCGACGACGTCATGGGCACCGCCTCGGCACTCGCCGAACACGACACGCTGTGGCGCTGGGGGATTGCAGTGCACGTCCTCTACCTCGTCGTGGCAGCACTGGTGAACCTGCTCCTGTTCGACATCTTCAAGGCCGGTACGGGCGCCCTCCCGCGATTCATGCTGATCCTTGGGCTATTGAGCGTCGCCATCGAAGCGAGCATGCTGACACTTCTAGCGACGCCGCTCGTGCTCGCTGACGAAGGCGCTGCCTTCGAAATCGTGAGCGCGCACGACAAGGCGGCCTGGTCCTACCTAGCCGTTCAACTGTATGGCGCAGGGTGGGCGCTCGGATTGATCTTCTTCGGCACGTTCTGCGCGTTATTGGGAGTGCTGATCTTGCGTACGCGGCGGGTACCGCGCGCCCTAGGAGTCCTCATGCTGATGGCAGGCGCCTGCTACGTCGCGAGCAGTTTGCTCGCCTTCCTGAGCCCTGACGTCCTAGCCCGCCTCATCCCTTGGATCTTGCTCCCTTCGCTCATTGGCGAACTGTCTCTCGCTGTCAATCTGGCCATCAGAGCTCCACGACCCGCCCATAGCGCGTGA
- the ychF gene encoding redox-regulated ATPase YchF yields the protein MALTIGIVGLPNAGKSTLFNALTKNDVLAANYPFATIEPNVGVVGVPDERLPRLAEVFESAKLLPATVEFVDIAGIVRGASQGEGLGNKFLAHIRESAAICQVTRVFRDEDVTHVDGEVNPANDISTIQTELIFADLETVEKAIARLEKESRKVKDLVANLEAARAAKEALESGTPIIATDIDRSLLRELSLLTAKPFIYVFNCDADELADEALKDKMREIIAPAEAIFLDAKFEADLAEMDDDEMAHEMLAEMGITESGLDQLARVGFDTLGLQTYLTAGPKETRAWTIRKGATAPEAAGVIHTDFQKGFIKAEIVSFGDLMDAGSMLKAREAGKVRMEGKDYVMADGDVVEFRFNV from the coding sequence GTGGCTCTCACCATCGGCATCGTCGGTCTCCCCAACGCGGGCAAGTCGACGCTCTTCAACGCACTGACCAAGAACGACGTCCTCGCGGCGAACTACCCGTTCGCCACCATCGAGCCCAACGTCGGCGTCGTGGGCGTCCCCGACGAGCGGCTGCCCCGTCTGGCCGAGGTCTTCGAGTCGGCCAAGCTGCTGCCTGCCACGGTGGAGTTCGTCGACATCGCCGGCATCGTGCGCGGCGCCTCGCAGGGTGAGGGCCTGGGCAACAAGTTCCTCGCCCACATCCGCGAGTCGGCCGCGATCTGCCAGGTCACCCGCGTCTTCCGCGACGAGGACGTCACCCACGTCGACGGCGAGGTCAACCCCGCCAACGACATCTCCACCATCCAGACCGAGCTGATCTTCGCCGACCTCGAGACCGTCGAGAAGGCGATCGCCCGGCTCGAGAAGGAGTCGCGCAAGGTCAAGGACCTCGTCGCCAACCTCGAGGCCGCCAGGGCCGCCAAGGAGGCGCTCGAGTCCGGCACCCCGATCATCGCCACCGACATCGACCGCTCCCTGCTGCGCGAGCTGTCGTTGCTGACCGCCAAGCCGTTCATCTACGTCTTCAACTGCGACGCCGACGAGCTCGCCGACGAGGCGCTCAAGGACAAGATGCGCGAGATCATCGCGCCCGCCGAGGCGATCTTCCTCGACGCGAAGTTCGAGGCCGACCTGGCCGAGATGGACGACGACGAGATGGCGCACGAGATGCTCGCCGAGATGGGCATCACCGAGTCCGGGCTCGACCAGCTCGCCCGCGTCGGCTTCGACACCCTCGGCCTGCAGACCTACCTGACCGCCGGACCCAAGGAGACGCGGGCCTGGACGATCAGGAAGGGCGCCACCGCCCCCGAGGCCGCCGGTGTGATCCACACCGACTTCCAGAAGGGCTTCATCAAGGCCGAGATCGTCTCCTTCGGCGATCTGATGGATGCCGGCTCCATGCTCAAGGCCCGCGAGGCCGGCAAGGTGCGCATGGAGGGCAAGGACTACGTCATGGCCGACGGCGACGTGGTGGAGTTCCGCTTCAACGTCTGA
- a CDS encoding GrpB family protein — MAEPRRIVIQPYSHQWPSEFEKVKVTLQEGLGDVAARIDHIGSTSVPGLAAKNIIDVQVSVPDLADRRLVAAFESLGAMATDITRDHVPPGDQREPSEWEKRYFRAPASWRPTHIHVRETGRANTRYALLFRDYLRHSPPAAAAYAQIKVTLSRLHPEDVDAYYAVQDPVCDLIMDAAEHWADGADWAP, encoded by the coding sequence ATGGCCGAACCTCGCCGGATCGTCATCCAGCCCTATAGCCACCAGTGGCCCTCTGAGTTCGAGAAGGTGAAAGTCACTCTGCAGGAAGGACTGGGTGACGTTGCAGCGCGCATCGACCACATCGGCTCAACCTCGGTGCCTGGGCTCGCTGCCAAGAACATCATCGACGTGCAGGTCAGCGTTCCAGATCTGGCAGACCGAAGGTTGGTCGCAGCTTTCGAGAGCCTCGGCGCAATGGCTACCGACATCACCAGGGACCACGTCCCGCCTGGCGATCAGAGGGAGCCTTCAGAGTGGGAGAAGAGGTACTTCCGAGCCCCCGCGTCGTGGCGGCCCACTCACATACATGTCCGCGAAACTGGTCGAGCCAACACCCGGTACGCGCTGTTGTTCCGCGACTACCTGCGCCATTCGCCGCCTGCTGCCGCCGCTTACGCCCAGATCAAGGTGACGCTGTCCCGACTACACCCAGAGGATGTGGACGCCTACTACGCGGTGCAGGACCCGGTCTGCGACCTGATCATGGACGCTGCGGAGCATTGGGCGGACGGTGCGGACTGGGCTCCCTAG
- a CDS encoding ArsR/SmtB family transcription factor, with product MDTRTTDGEELLALLAALANPIRLRILARLATGRDYVSNLARELEVSRPLLHMHLQRLEAAGLVVGTLELSDDGKALKYYEVGDLDLHLTPATIAAAARTLTSPGH from the coding sequence TTGGACACGCGAACGACTGACGGCGAGGAGCTGCTGGCCCTTCTTGCGGCGTTGGCGAACCCGATTCGGCTCCGGATCTTGGCGAGGCTGGCAACGGGTCGCGACTACGTCAGCAACTTGGCTCGCGAGCTCGAAGTCAGCCGTCCCCTTCTCCACATGCACCTGCAGCGCCTTGAAGCCGCCGGACTGGTTGTTGGGACTTTGGAACTGTCAGACGACGGCAAAGCCCTGAAGTACTACGAAGTGGGCGATCTGGATCTGCACCTGACCCCCGCGACGATCGCGGCGGCCGCACGAACTCTCACCAGTCCGGGCCATTAG
- a CDS encoding IS110 family transposase: MKDESGRVVIGMDPHKRSVTIEVMTADDTVLGGGRYGTDEAGFADMGRYVSQFPDRVWAIEGCSGIGHHVAVRLLAAGEDVVDVPPKLSARTRVFATGQGRKTDATDAHSVALVGTRMAGLRPVVNDEQLAVLRLLVDRRRSLGEEHSRKTSQLHQLLLELIPGGAKRDLSAAQAKALLAKVRPRDVVGKTRRRVAAELVADLERIYARKKAANKELTELVAATGTGLLDLHGIGPTGAARLLVEVGDITRFPNKAHFASWNGTAPIDASSGDHTRHRLSRAGNRQINRVLHTMARVQLRNPTPGREYYDRKKADGKAPMEAMRCVKRRLSDIVFKTMLDDAVRSSPPLEGTGPGGHRGNDSDSSATGSQPHTGSSDKSLPGPATTDPRTPLPAAS; the protein is encoded by the coding sequence ATGAAGGACGAAAGCGGTCGTGTGGTGATCGGGATGGACCCACACAAACGGTCGGTGACGATCGAGGTGATGACAGCCGACGACACCGTCCTCGGTGGCGGCCGATACGGCACTGACGAAGCCGGGTTCGCCGACATGGGGCGCTATGTCAGCCAGTTCCCTGATCGTGTCTGGGCGATCGAAGGCTGCTCCGGCATCGGGCATCACGTCGCAGTTCGGCTGCTCGCCGCGGGCGAGGACGTCGTCGACGTCCCGCCGAAGCTGTCCGCGCGCACGAGGGTGTTCGCGACCGGTCAGGGACGCAAGACCGACGCCACTGACGCCCACTCGGTCGCGCTGGTCGGGACCCGGATGGCCGGGTTGCGGCCGGTCGTGAATGACGAGCAGCTCGCGGTCCTACGTCTGCTGGTCGACCGCCGTCGTTCGCTGGGTGAGGAGCACAGCCGCAAGACCTCGCAGCTGCACCAGCTGCTGCTCGAGCTGATCCCGGGCGGTGCGAAGCGGGACCTGTCCGCGGCTCAGGCGAAGGCGCTGCTGGCCAAGGTCCGTCCACGCGATGTGGTCGGCAAGACCCGACGGCGCGTGGCCGCGGAGCTGGTTGCGGACCTGGAACGGATCTACGCGCGGAAGAAGGCCGCGAACAAGGAGCTCACCGAGCTGGTCGCGGCCACCGGCACCGGACTGCTGGACCTGCACGGCATCGGCCCTACTGGCGCCGCGCGCTTGTTGGTTGAGGTCGGTGACATCACTCGGTTCCCGAACAAGGCGCACTTCGCGTCCTGGAACGGCACGGCCCCAATCGACGCATCCTCCGGGGACCACACGCGCCACCGGTTGTCGCGTGCCGGGAACCGTCAGATCAACCGCGTGCTGCACACCATGGCCCGCGTCCAGCTCCGCAACCCGACGCCCGGGCGCGAGTACTACGACCGCAAGAAGGCCGACGGCAAGGCGCCGATGGAAGCGATGCGCTGCGTCAAACGCCGGCTGTCCGACATCGTCTTCAAGACCATGCTCGACGACGCCGTCCGATCTTCCCCACCACTCGAAGGGACGGGCCCGGGAGGACACCGGGGCAACGACTCTGACTCCAGCGCGACCGGCTCACAGCCCCACACCGGCTCTTCGGACAAGTCACTTCCCGGACCCGCCACCACCGATCCTAGAACCCCGCTTCCCGCAGCGTCTTGA